The genomic stretch CCTCCTGATCCGGTTTTCCTGGCACAAACATTGGCACGCGAAAAGGCGCTGGATGTCAGCGCGCGAAATCGGAATGCATTCGTGATTGGGTGTGACCAGACCCTGTCACTTGGCAGCACGATCTTTCACAAGGCTAACAATGCGACCTCTGCTCGAGCGACCTTAATGGCGCTTAGAGGTAGGACCCACCACTTAAACAGTGGCGTTGCAATCGCGCTCAAGGGCAAGGTTCTCTGGGACCATGTGTCGATTGCGGAGATGAAGGTTCGCACGTTTTCCGGTGAGTTTCTCGAAGGCTATTTGGAGCGCAATCTGCCAGCTATTTTGTCCAGTGTGGGGTGCTATCAATTGGAAGGCGAAGGCGTTCAGCTCTTCACTGAAATCAAGGGTGACTATTTCACAGTCCTAGGACTGCCTCTTCTGCCTCTTCTGGAGCAGCTCCGTAAACTGGATGTTAACCATGCATGATTCACGTGAAACAATAGACCGGAAAGCGTTCGTCGTTGGCCATCCGATCAAGCATTCGCGCTCACCCCTGATCCATGGCTACTGGTTGAAACAACATGGTCTGGATGGCCAGTACGAAAAAGTGGCGGTGGCCCCAGCAGATTTTGCGGATTTCATAACCGACCTGAAGACAGGTCGCTCAGGCTACTGTGGCGGTAATGTGACCATACCGCACAAGGAAAACGCCTTCTCTCTCGCAGACAGTCCAGACGACCTTGCGAGTGAGCTTGGCGCGGCCAATACCTTGTGGCGCGAAGATGGACGTCTCTTTGCGACCAATACGGATGGCTATGGTTTTGTCACCAATCTGGATCATGAAGCGCCTGGC from Peteryoungia desertarenae encodes the following:
- a CDS encoding Maf family protein: MGDWHLGEHSLILASGSAVRSALLSSAGLSFSIEKPQVDERSIEAGLSSDPPDPVFLAQTLAREKALDVSARNRNAFVIGCDQTLSLGSTIFHKANNATSARATLMALRGRTHHLNSGVAIALKGKVLWDHVSIAEMKVRTFSGEFLEGYLERNLPAILSSVGCYQLEGEGVQLFTEIKGDYFTVLGLPLLPLLEQLRKLDVNHA